The following nucleotide sequence is from Cicer arietinum cultivar CDC Frontier isolate Library 1 chromosome 2, Cicar.CDCFrontier_v2.0, whole genome shotgun sequence.
ACAAAAggtaatataaaaaaagttggTAGAGATTGACAATATGTGATGCAAGTGATTATTTATTTGGGTTCTTTAACCATATTTATGGAGTTTAAATTCTAGTTATGAGAATAGAATTGTATGCATTAGGATAGATATTActcttattttttttgtcttaaaccaataattttttggaaaaataaattatggtaATTTAGAGTACATTTAGATGTGAGgataaagattgattaaagATTCTTTAGATCATGGTTTGAactcaattaatatatataattatgtaattattttacaaagtataattttctaaaaattttaatgattttttaagattaagaatgattaataattatatttattgtttatatcacaattattaaatattcaaaaccTAAATAAACAGCCTCAATTATCTTACGACAAAACACAATGATTAGGAATTTGCTGTCAAAGAGGAAGGGTGATTAGGAACTTGTCTAGTACTTCTAACTAATTAAAAACTCCTCAATCATACACACACTCACACATATATAAGTTAGGATTAGTTCCTcaaaatttgagatttttttttattcctctTTAAAgcaaataattcattttaaggaataaaacaaataatattaattattaaataaatagtaaatattatGTATAAATGTATTACTAATTATGTATTTATAActatatatgttaattttacaAGTTCACCGTTTATTAGACCCAATCACATAATAGAggattaaaaaatttcatgacTAAAAAGGACCAACTAAAGGAAAttctgaaaataaaatgaaaaactcacaaaattttgtgggcTCTATAGACCCActttttcaacaattttttataaactttttttttccaaattttcaaaaaaaaaatcaaatttttttctcaatgtTTTCTagaacttttcattttttttaaaaaattaagtataataaagttctataaaaaatttaattttttcaaaaaaatattttcgacATTTCTTGAGAATTTTTTTACTAGTTTATGTTTAAATCTCAACTTACTGAAAAAAATGTGTCTGATTGATTAGTTGATTTTCAATTTGAAGAACACCTCAAAAAGAGAAAAACCTTTTAAAAAACAAGGTTAAAGACAAACTTTCAAATCTCTCTCTAACTAATGTCTATATAGAAGGGACGAGACATATTGGGTTGAGAGTAAGATATATATCTAACTTATTTCATTACAAAGAGAAAGATATATCTAACTTAGAAACAAGATATTAAAGACCAAAGTCTTTTTTATAATGGACTGATTCAATTTGTCTATTTGTCTATCCATCTTATATCTAACTTATTTCATTACAAAGAGAAAGATATATCTAACTTAGAAACAAGATATTAAAGACCAAAGTCTTTTTTATAATGGACTGATTCAATTTGTCTATTTGTCTATCTctcttaataataaaaataaagagaataaagaaaatgtcatgtgattttaaaattattttatattattacaaCTTGTCATGATAATAAtcaattatctatatatttgatactaacttaatataatatgttcaattttattgttgagaagaataaaattattatcccagaaacggtacggtatttgcattatatgattttcatatataaattatctatatatttgatactaacttaatataatatgttcaatttttttgttgagaagaataaaattattatcccagaaacggtacggtatttgcattatatgattttcatatataaattatctatatatttgatactaacttaatataatatgttcaatttttatattgcagtactttgacaattccagttcatcatattctgaggaagatctgatggaattaaaggaagactggtgttagtatgtgcttgacatgcaaattatttgattttctgggaaacaGCTTGCTgttgggcaagggatctgaatgttatatggtagctagtgcatattatgtatattctgttagttattatatgtaaatgatcataggacacaatatatgaacatgcatatggatctgaatgtagtttaggttgtaaattaggttatacatatatgtatctgaatgtagttaattaggttgtatatatgtatctaaatgtagttaattaggttgtaaattacagagttacatatatgttaattaagttacagagttctgatttctgattgtgtgaactgcttatggtatttgaatatattttgttgttgtgtgcactgattgtgaagtgattttggatacaaagataaaagacagcgctttctaaaaaaaatgccataaaaagctaaaaagcgcttttcatttcaaataattaatttacagcgttttaaaaataaaaaaaacacacacacattttacagcgttttttttaaaaagcgttgtaaaatgttgttgtaaaacgctttaatggtgtacattttacagcgctttcgtgagaaagcgctgtaaaatgtacaacaaaagcgctgtaaaatgcacacccataatatgaaattatgggtgggcattttacagcgctttgtagagaaagcgctgtaaaatgcagacccataatatgaaaattatgggtGGCAAGAcccataatattaaattatggGTCTGTATTTTACAGCGCCTTTTtgcgaaagcgctgtaaaattcatatccataatttcatattatggatGTGCATtctacagcgcttgtgttaaaaagcgctctaaaagcagacccataactcatataatggggtgcatattacaacgcttttttgaagaagcgctgtaaaatgtgcataacaagcgcgcgttatatttacatgttttatagcgcttttttaaaagcgttgttgtatcatttacagcgctcgattccacagctcttgtttttttgaaaaaacgctgtaaatggattaaaaaaagcgctgtaaaatgcagtttttcgcaTAGTGAATGTCCAACATAATATGACAAAGGTTCAAACTTAGGATATAGTATTCGACCtaacaatattgatatttacGAGTTGAATTATACATCATAGATTATCTCTTATTTTCTCtatggtattattataaatattaaaaaaatattaatgcatactattttagaatttaataaCTATATAGTGTAAgtgcaaaattatatatatatgcgcTCTCATAAAAAATAGATGATTGTGCAAGTAAATTAAgaatgttaaaataatatatatgtatttgtgtGTAATGAAGATTGATTTTACGGTGAAACATCTTTATATGTTTTAtcctattaaaaattatatgaaattaatgACAATCAACGACCCATATTAGAAGTATAATTTAATGGTCTTTATGATATTTACGATTGAAACAATAACTCAATTGGTgtcaattcaataaaaataagaaacgACAAATTATGTGATCATTTTACTTGGAATAGAGGGCGGGTGCAATAGAGACTGGATATAATGCTTATTAATATGCAGTGGTGTCTAGCTTTTCCTAAGGCAATCCTTTTTCATCTGCCTCAAGACAAGTTTGATCACATATTTATCATGACATGTTTGGATCGATTGCAGTCTCCTGACAAGAATAGAAAACCCTTTAGGTTCTTAGCTTTATGAACTGTTCATGAAGATTTTCTTAGGTCCATGACACAAGCTTAGAACCCTCACAAAAAATTCTATGATCAACTTCTCTTCTTCAAGCAAGCTTTGGATGTATGGAACCATAATGTGTTTGGCaatatctttaaataaaaacatttccTTCTTCATTTGTTGGAGCATgttagtaataaaattgattactCCCATAATAAGCTCTTTGCGTAGGAGCAACATCTTTGGAAGGAGTATGAACAAATTCTCCATTAAGAGAAATTTTGTATGGTTTTAGAAGCCTCGTGCCAAGTGGCTTGCTCGCAAAGATATAAATAGAAGTTATTTCTATGGAGTCAACGGTTCgtagaaagaagaagaaaaaaaactctttttctattttgctGGATTAATCATGGAATTAGATGAGTGATGCAATCGCTCTTCAGTAATTGGCTACAAACTATTATAAAGAGTTATTCTTAGCAGATGGACAGAGTGAAGACTTCATCTTCTCTCAAAGTTTTTCTAGTATGAGCAATGATGAGTTTGCTACTCTAAATAGGCAAGTTACTATAGAGGAAATATCTCAAATGTTGCATAGCATATTAGCTTTTAAAGCCCCCGATAAAGATGTGTTCCAAGATATTTTCTACCAATCACAATATACTATTGTTGGAGAGTCTTTTGTGCAGATGATCAAAGATATATTTGCTAACCATTTTCAAGTGACTAAAGTTAAGGAGACGCAAATAACTTTTATTCTAAAAGTGGAATCGATTGTGAATATGAAGGTAACAAAAAATTTGGCCCAACATCTCTGTTGTGTTCTTGAAACTCTGGTGGTCTATTTTAAAACAACTTCATTCCTAATCAGAAAACTCGTGATAATGTGATTGTTGTGCAAGAGGTGTTCCACTCAATAAAGAACACATGTGATTTTAAAGGTTGGATGGAGGTTACAATTGACCTAGAGAAAACTTATGATCGACTAAGATGAGACTTTTTCAGAGATACACTTGTCAACATTGGGTTGCCTGAAAACTTTGTGTCCCTTGATTGGCAATGTATTACAACTTCAAGAATATGGATTATGTGGCATGGGGAAGTCTTGGAGGAATTTTTTCCTTCGAAGGGTATTCTCCAAAGATATCCCCGACCACCTTATTTGTTTGTCCTTTACTTGGAGATACTTTTCTATCTTGTCAATGTGGCGGAGGATAAGAAGATCTAGAACCCTATTCAACTTGTAATGAGAGGTCCTAAACTTACACATTTAGCTTTTACTGATGAAATTGTTTTATTTGTGGAAGCCAATTCTAACCAAATGCAAATCATTGTGGAAATTATTGATCTTTTTGTAGGTATTTTGGTCAAAAAGTTAGCAAGGAGAAAATGAGAATATACTTCTCTAAAAATGTCCCTCGTAATATAAGGCAATAAATCTGTGAGGTTTCTCAATTTCAAATGACTAATGATCTTAGGAAGTACTTTGAGGTTCCTCTCTTTCATAACAAATTAAGTAGATATTGTTTTCAATTTATCCTGGATAAGGTTCATCAGCGTTTTAATAGGTGGAAGGTGCATGATCTGTCTTTTGCAAAATGACTGACATTTACGAAGTCGGTGATCCAAGCATTTTCGAGCTATGTGATGCAATATGTTCACCTTCCTAGATCTATCTATGATGCGATGGATAAAAAGTGCTAGAACTTTCTATGGGGAGATTATGAAAATAACACGAAAGTTAATTAAATGTTTTGGGATAAAGTGTGTATTCCTAAATGCTTTAGTGGTATAAGGTTTAGAATGGTGCAAGACTTCAACTACATTTCCTTGGTCAAGGCAGCATAAGACCTTTGTTCGAACCCTGAAGCTCTTTAGAGAAAATTCATCTGTAATAAGTACAAATGTGGGTTGATGAATATACTCAAGGTTTCTATGGGTAAGCTGGGATCAAATTTATGGAGAGGGTTGTATGCTAATTGAGAAACTCTAATAGATAACATTGGGTAAGCTGGTAACGAAGTCGATACTAAATTTTGGACCGATGTTTGGGTCTCATTGTTGTGTTGCATGATGGATATTGTGAAGGGTCTTATCTCAGACATTTAAATCTGAAAAAATGTGGTGAGCTTCATTAATGAATGGGTATGTGGAACTTACAGTCTATTACTTCCGATTGAGGCAATTGAACGCATTCATGATATATTTTCCCTTCGTTTGTCTACAAGTAAGGATTTGGTTATTTGAATTGAGGATCTTGATGGGTCATTTTCCTATAAAGGATCCTATTATGCAATAAAAGACCTGAGCCACAAAGTGATGGAAGATAAGTTTCGATGGATTTGGAAGTGGTTTCGTCTTGAACGTTTGAGATGTTTCCTGTGGAAAGTTGTTTGTGGTTGTTTGTTTACACGGACACAACGGGTTCACCGTCACATGCCTAGTAATAACTTATGTTCGATTTGTGGCAATGCTAACGAGTCGATCCTTCATATTTTGTGTGATTGCCAATTTGCGTCAAAGGTTAGGCATTATGTGTTTTATGTTAATTTGACAAATGAGTTTTTTACTATAGATCTGAATAGATGAATCTTGAATAACTTGAAGAGTGTTTATGTGGAGAATGTGAAGATTGTAGCGTCCTTTTATTGTAGTGTTATACAATGTGTTGAAGGCTCCAaacaagttgattttttttcttcaatattgTTCCCACCGCAAGAAGCATCACCACATAAGTCATGTACCAAGCGACGACAATATCAAACGTTGGTTTATTTGGCATTATCCAGAGGATGGTTGGGTGGCTCTTAATGGAGATGGTGTAGTCCAAAATCCAAATGGAATGGCAACTTGTAGAAGTGTGGTTCGTGTTCACACCGGTGCTTTCATTTTGGCTATTCTCATGCTTTATAGGTGTGCATGATATCAATGACAAAATTTTAGGTAATATATAATGAGTTGAAGCTAGCCTTTGTTAGAGGCTTCAGAAACAATGATATCATATCATAATCTCAAGTAGCAGAGACCTTAATTCTAAAGAATTGTTCTCGTCGCCATTTATGTTATGGGGTTGTTACTCGTATAAAGGAGATGTTTGCACAATGAGATTACTTTATGCTATCTTATAGTTTTCCTGAAGCCAATCAAGTGACAGATACTTTTGTTAAATATCGTCTTTCTTCTTCTCAGATCGATCATGTTTTTATACAATTCCTAATTTATCCTCCTTCGTTGTGTTGGTCGATAGGAGTTTGGTTGCTTTTATCTAGAGgcttttagttttattaattaagttaTAACCTCAACTATAAAGATTATAagaattattaatatatactttaaaaaaatattattagttattattaaaatttcaatatctTTCAAACACTGTGCTATTAAAATTTGCAATGCAATGAATACTATACTATTCggaagtttttattttataaagaaaaagtcaaatactcaatttatttaattaataaaaaccaaGCGTTAAATTAATTTGACCCTCAATTTTGTAAAGAAGGTTAAGGATTTGATAGATGAGAAGAACAGAGATTTGATATTTAACGCATTACAAAGTGGAATACCACTTTCCCTTTCTCAAAAGTGGAACACAGATTTCAGCTTCTCTCAAATCTCATCAAtacataattattatcaaatggTAAATGTTTTCCCTTCTCATTATCATCATGTTTAAAAGAATATTTCTATTCAACCTTTTTTATTTCCCCATCATTCAAATTtacatttttgaaaataatcatgTCACTCTTTACAATGTACCTAACCTCACTTGAGGTCACAATTTGTAGTATTAacctaattaaaaaattatataccatTGGTTTGTAGTGATAGATCATATATGGTTaggtattttctttgttttggtgttgttttttttttttataatttcagtGCATGTTTTGTATCTTTATTATTCATGGTAGATATTGTACGATGAATTGTATTGttgatatatttcattttaatttttcagactTTCCAATGTACCTAACCTCACTTGAGGTCACAATTTGTAGTATTAacctaattaaaaaattatataccatTGGTTTGTAGTGATAGATCATATATGGTTaggtattttctttgttttggtgttgttttttttttttataatttcagtGCATGTTTTGTATCTTTATTATTCATGGTAGATATTGTACGATGAATTGTATTGttgatatatttcattttaatttttcagaaaaaaaaaatcatatataatcaTGTTATttgaatatcaaatttaaacgtcttatataatattgatattgtacgaattatttttatttttcacttacTTTTTATCTTATGTAACGAATTTGGATTTTAGAAATATACCacgaaaataaattattctctaaTGTCCTATTTTGATGTGGAAACATTGTTTCTTCATCATATGTATGAGTATGTGTTTATTGTAAATTGAAATTGTGACTTTAAAattgatgagtttttttttttattgtagattCACTTTGTGCTTCTGATTAGTAGACAAGGAAAAGTGAGGCTCACAAAATGGTATTCACCGTATTCTCAAAAGGAAAGATCCAAGGTACCTGtcctattaatttaaatatgaaatgtttattttaatatcataGTAATTGAAATTGCATCAATAGTTGGATACAAGATCACATGGGATATTGCTTTGTCACCGAAAgtgcaatttttgtttttttgggtCCAATAAAAAATGCAAGTTGAATCACATGAATCCCCATAAACAATTATTTTGGCAATATAGGAgagattgaaagaaaaatagatattgAATTTATGTGTGTTTAGATATTAAAATAGCACTAAAGAAGATTGAGTCTACTTGAATGAGTTATTATTACTCAACATTGCAGTCACTATTTGAATCTCACCTGAAATAGATGAATTAATAAATGTTTTAAGAGTACTtgttaatgaaatataaaagaaaaatttattttgaaaacatCAAATGAAAATTAAAGATTAACATGGAGTCTCTTAGTTTTGCTTTTTTTTAAGAGATTGAATGCACAACTTTCAAAATATTGAGCCTagcatttgttattttatttcttataccAATTGACATTTTTATATTGATGATTGtgtttatgtatttaaaaatagttgaaTATGTATCAAAATGTGGTTTATTCAAATGGTAAAAAATTCTGACACCTTAAGTAAATGGTCAAGAATTTGAACTCTAATTTTATAGGGAAAAAAATCGAGAATTCAtcttatatatcaaataaatttttcaatgaaaatttaTCACTTCTAAACAATAACGAATACGAAATATTGTACATATAACATGGTTATAAAAAAGAGTCATTGAATATATTGTTTTCCCTATGACATGACAAATGTGTATATTAACTATATTGCTTAAGCTGTTTTTTGTTCTGTTTTCTTGTTGATCTTTTGGAGGTAATTAGAGAGTTAAGTGGCCTAGTTATCTCTCGAGGCCCAAAGCTATGCAACTTTGTGGAATGGAGAGGACTCAAAGTTGTTTATAAAAGGTTTGTGTCAATCAAGACTAATTAacaattttgttgatttctttaatattaacaaaaatacaTCATTGAATTAACCAAATAGTTGGATTCAAGGGAGTTTTAATATAGAACGAATTATTCACAAGAATCTAAATTCAAATGCAAACTGAAACAATCGTTAACTAAATTTATTAACCTTCGAGACAAACTTTAAACTATTCGACACTTTGTCGTGCAAATTGGAcgattaagacaaaaaaaaatacattattgaaCTATAACCAACATTGAGTctctttgttttgttttcttgtTTAGATATGCTAGCCTTTACTTTTGCATCTGCAATGATCAAGAAGACAATGAATTGGAGACTCTCTCCATTATTCATCACTATGTTGAGACATTGGATCGCTATTTTGGCAGTGTGAGTATATACCATCATTAAATGTTGTTGAATTCTTTGAAATTCTAAATAAATTGTCTACAAATTTTAGAGGctgaatttgtttctttaatCCTTGTCAGGTTTGTGAGCTagatttaatctttaatttccATAAGGTAATAATACatctttaatttcaaatattgttACTTAACTTTGAGGTCAACCAGTGTATTTGTCTTTTATATGATGTTTTATAAGTAAGAAtgctaattatttaatttaataaaagaaaagtaACACTGCCATTTACTCTTTAGTGTTTATCTTGTATCAATGATTAAAGTTAATGTTTATGTTAATTATCAGGCATATTTCATATTGGATGAAGTTTTGCTAGCTGGAATGATGCAAGAGACTAGCAAGAGAACAACTCTAAGACTCATAGCTGCACAGGTATGATTACAAATTACCACAATCTTCCACATATGTGTTTTTATTACCTTGTGTTTGATGAAAATTTGATATTATGTTACCTTGTTTTTACACACAAAATAAGAAAATTCATCTTATGTATTGTAGGAGGAATTAGTGGAAGCTGCAAAAGAAGAGGCCAGTTCATTGAGTAATATAATTGCACAGGCCACCAAATAAGAAGagcttcattcattttttataagaatttgttctatataaatcataatataaaatactttataataatgattttgttacacatttgatttttaattgaacCATAAGGTGCAAATTAACTCATGTCACCGGATTTAGTGAAATAAGACTTTATCATTTTTGTAAAGATCggtattatttttgtgttatgAAAAGATCAGTATATCtatattaaatgttaatttattgTCGAAATTTAAGTGGTTGGTGTACAATATGTGTTATTCCCACAAATTTTAGAATATCGAGTTAACTttctactaaaaaaataaattcagtagaagaaaaaaattatctcattattttttccattcatataaattaaattcgaAAACTTTATTCAAAGGAAATCAAACTTCATACCACTTGTATATctttaaaaagttattattttctaccattatttttattttttttatatgagttTATGGCTGCTTTCAATTCCAATTGTCTATTGGGCCTATTCATCAACATTGTCTGTTGGGCCTACTTGCAAAGCGGCCCATTTAGCTTGCTCTAGAAATTCCATTGACAAAAAAGAAAGCTTGCTCAAGGAATTCTTAAGGAAGCTATATCAAGGGTTTTTATAGCATAATTGCTTCTTGGTAGTTTAAGTGGAGCTATGGGTCCTTTGTCTTAGTATCACAATGGCTCAATAGTTGAATCTACAAAGAGTTA
It contains:
- the LOC101513558 gene encoding AP-1 complex subunit sigma-2-like, translating into MIHFVLLISRQGKVRLTKWYSPYSQKERSKVIRELSGLVISRGPKLCNFVEWRGLKVVYKRYASLYFCICNDQEDNELETLSIIHHYVETLDRYFGSVCELDLIFNFHKAYFILDEVLLAGMMQETSKRTTLRLIAAQEELVEAAKEEASSLSNIIAQATK